Proteins from a single region of Proteiniborus ethanoligenes:
- a CDS encoding ferritin-like domain-containing protein: MKKYEQIMRYAMQMELDGYNFFKEKAEKFSNPTTRKLFLDLAEVEMDHFYFIKDQLDEYLETDSFKIDHEHFKRDESSIFESREKSEHIAETLKESDIPDITILRMAYLIERDYAEFYRKAAEKADDEIAKAMFEKLAEWEDGHERLFKSEYERRMEEYMNLPWGG; this comes from the coding sequence GTGAAAAAGTATGAACAGATTATGAGATACGCAATGCAGATGGAACTGGACGGATATAATTTTTTTAAAGAAAAAGCTGAGAAGTTTAGTAATCCAACAACAAGAAAGCTTTTCTTGGATTTGGCAGAAGTAGAAATGGATCATTTTTACTTTATAAAAGACCAGCTTGATGAATACTTGGAAACAGATTCATTTAAAATAGACCATGAGCATTTTAAAAGGGATGAAAGCAGTATCTTTGAATCTAGAGAAAAGTCAGAGCATATAGCTGAAACCTTAAAAGAATCCGATATACCAGACATAACTATACTTAGAATGGCGTATTTAATTGAAAGAGATTATGCAGAGTTTTATAGAAAAGCAGCGGAAAAAGCAGATGATGAAATTGCAAAGGCTATGTTTGAAAAGCTAGCAGAATGGGAAGATGGTCACGAAAGACTTTTCAAGTCAGAATATGAAAGAAGAATGGAAGAATACATGAATCTTCCTTGGGGAGGATAG
- the fdhF gene encoding formate dehydrogenase subunit alpha, with protein MVSININGKSHKVAENQTILQICNQVGINIPTLCHDERLEPHAACRLCVVEIEGRRSLMTACSTKAEEGMVINTHSEKVIRARKDVLDLMVSNHPLDCLTCEKSGDCALQDYCYEYGITEGSFRGAKKSYPIDSSNPFYYSDQNKCILCGKCVRVCSELQGTNAIGLSDRGFITKVATPFDEGLSNSVCVSCGNCVSVCPVGALMPKSKEKFRIWETKKVRTTCSYCGVGCQIDLLVKGDKVVGVEPGKGPSNNGLLCVKGKFAYPFINHPDRLKTPLIKRYGVFEEATWEEAYSLIVSKVREIKEGNGSDAFAGLTSARCTNEENYLFQKLFRAVIGTNNVDHCARLUHSSTVAGLATTLGSGAMTNSIEEILNTDAMFVIGSNTTENHPVIGTMIKRAKKKGAKLIVADPRRIELANYADVFLQIKPGTNIALLNGIMNVIIERGLQDKAYIEERTENYEELERAVKDYTPEVVAEICGVAAEDIIKAALIYGEADKAGIYYAMGVTQHTTGTHAVMSISNLALLCGNVGKESAGVNPLRGQNNVQGACDMGGLPADLPGYQKVFKPEVVEKFEKAWNVKLPTKIGLTIPEILDEADKGNIKFLYIMGENPMVSDPDINHVRKSLKSLDFLVVQDIFLTETAELADVVLPAASFAEKDGTFSNTERRVQRVRKAIKPVGDSKPDWQIIMELMNRLGYTKRYNHPSEIMEEISGVTPQYAGIRYERLEEEGIQWPCLDENHPGTIYLHKASIARGRGLFMPIEYTISAETTDAEYPYIFTTGRILYHYHTRTMTGRVEGLNQISSESYVEINEITAMKLGIAHGEKIKLSSRRGEIITTARITDIIEEGVLFMPFHFAEGAANYLTNTQLDSIAKIPELKVAAVKIQKLGS; from the coding sequence ATGGTTAGTATTAATATAAACGGGAAAAGCCATAAGGTAGCAGAAAACCAGACAATACTTCAGATTTGTAACCAAGTCGGTATAAATATACCAACCCTCTGTCATGATGAAAGGTTAGAGCCCCATGCTGCATGCAGATTATGCGTAGTAGAGATAGAAGGCAGAAGAAGCCTTATGACGGCTTGTTCTACTAAAGCAGAGGAAGGTATGGTCATAAACACCCATAGCGAAAAAGTTATAAGAGCAAGGAAAGACGTCCTAGATTTGATGGTTTCAAATCATCCGCTTGATTGCTTAACCTGTGAAAAATCTGGAGACTGTGCCCTACAAGATTATTGCTATGAATATGGCATAACAGAAGGTAGCTTTAGAGGTGCTAAAAAAAGTTATCCTATAGATAGCTCTAATCCTTTTTACTATAGTGATCAAAACAAATGTATACTTTGTGGTAAGTGTGTACGAGTATGTTCTGAGCTACAGGGAACTAATGCTATTGGATTAAGCGATAGAGGCTTTATTACAAAGGTAGCAACACCCTTTGATGAAGGGCTATCTAATTCTGTATGTGTTTCATGTGGAAACTGTGTTTCTGTATGCCCCGTCGGGGCATTAATGCCAAAATCAAAAGAAAAGTTTAGAATTTGGGAAACAAAAAAGGTCAGAACAACCTGCTCTTATTGTGGTGTTGGCTGCCAAATAGATTTATTAGTAAAGGGTGATAAGGTAGTAGGAGTAGAGCCAGGAAAAGGACCATCAAACAATGGTTTGCTGTGCGTTAAAGGAAAATTTGCATACCCATTTATAAATCATCCTGACAGATTGAAAACTCCCCTCATAAAAAGATATGGTGTATTTGAAGAAGCAACGTGGGAAGAAGCATATAGTTTAATTGTAAGCAAAGTAAGGGAAATAAAAGAAGGAAATGGATCAGACGCATTTGCAGGTCTTACGTCTGCAAGATGTACTAATGAAGAAAATTATCTGTTCCAAAAGCTTTTTAGAGCAGTAATAGGTACAAATAATGTAGATCACTGTGCTCGACTCTGACACTCCTCAACAGTTGCAGGGCTTGCAACTACACTAGGAAGCGGAGCTATGACAAATAGCATAGAAGAAATACTAAACACAGACGCTATGTTTGTTATAGGGTCTAATACTACTGAGAATCATCCTGTAATAGGGACAATGATTAAGCGAGCAAAGAAAAAAGGAGCTAAGCTTATTGTAGCAGACCCTAGAAGAATAGAGCTAGCTAATTATGCAGATGTGTTTCTTCAAATTAAACCAGGAACCAATATAGCATTGTTAAATGGTATTATGAATGTAATTATTGAAAGGGGATTGCAGGATAAGGCTTATATAGAAGAAAGAACAGAAAACTATGAAGAGCTAGAAAGGGCTGTAAAAGACTATACACCTGAGGTAGTAGCTGAGATTTGTGGTGTAGCTGCAGAAGATATTATTAAAGCAGCCTTAATATATGGAGAAGCAGATAAAGCAGGAATATATTATGCTATGGGAGTAACTCAGCATACTACAGGAACCCATGCTGTAATGTCCATATCAAATTTAGCATTACTTTGTGGAAATGTGGGAAAGGAATCTGCAGGAGTAAATCCACTTAGAGGACAAAATAATGTGCAAGGTGCTTGTGATATGGGTGGTTTACCAGCAGATTTGCCAGGATACCAAAAAGTATTTAAGCCAGAGGTAGTGGAAAAGTTTGAAAAAGCTTGGAATGTAAAGCTACCAACTAAAATTGGTTTAACAATCCCAGAGATATTAGATGAAGCGGACAAAGGAAATATAAAATTTTTATATATAATGGGAGAAAACCCAATGGTATCCGATCCAGATATTAACCATGTTAGAAAATCTCTAAAAAGCTTAGACTTTTTAGTTGTACAGGATATTTTCTTAACAGAAACTGCAGAGCTTGCAGATGTAGTATTGCCTGCTGCATCTTTTGCAGAGAAGGATGGGACCTTCTCTAATACAGAGAGAAGAGTGCAAAGAGTTAGAAAAGCAATAAAGCCTGTTGGAGATTCGAAGCCAGATTGGCAAATAATAATGGAGCTTATGAATAGATTAGGATATACTAAAAGGTATAATCATCCATCAGAGATAATGGAGGAAATAAGTGGTGTTACTCCTCAATATGCAGGAATAAGGTATGAAAGATTAGAGGAAGAAGGCATACAATGGCCTTGCCTAGATGAAAACCATCCAGGAACTATATATCTTCACAAGGCTTCAATAGCGAGAGGAAGAGGCTTGTTTATGCCAATAGAATATACCATAAGCGCAGAAACCACAGATGCAGAGTATCCATATATATTTACAACAGGAAGAATACTATATCATTATCATACTCGAACTATGACAGGAAGAGTTGAGGGATTAAACCAAATATCTTCTGAGTCCTATGTGGAAATAAATGAAATAACAGCCATGAAATTAGGAATAGCTCATGGGGAAAAAATAAAATTATCTTCAAGAAGAGGAGAAATAATTACTACTGCCAGAATTACTGATATAATAGAAGAAGGAGTATTGTTTATGCCTTTCCACTTTGCAGAAGGTGCAGCTAATTATTTAACAAATACTCAATTAGACTCAATAGCAAAGATTCCAGAGCTTAAGGTAGCTGCTGTAAAAATTCAAAAGTTAGGGAGCTGA
- a CDS encoding 2Fe-2S iron-sulfur cluster-binding protein, with protein MGYVTLMIDDQKVTVADNLTVLQAAEKLGIEIPALCYDPELEIVSSCRLCIVDIKGNPKLQTSCSTPVSEGMVVYTESEKVIKMRKTILQLLLDNHPNDCLTCQKAGECLLQKYAYRYDVKFREHSGERRKEIIDTSSPYILRDGSKCILCGKCVRTCAEVSDRQVLSFAERGFDTRIVADADFSLEESKCVSCNRCVAVCPTGALIDRRASFKGRVWELDAKDVKCKSCDYGCDFEVIKRDKKSVGVRAKKPGEGRPLCLKGRLTTELLYNDNIDKPYKKQDGRFIETSWNDALELTDIIEKIDLFERKKV; from the coding sequence ATGGGCTATGTTACATTGATGATAGATGACCAGAAGGTCACGGTTGCAGATAACCTTACTGTCCTACAAGCTGCTGAAAAGCTTGGCATTGAAATTCCAGCTCTTTGCTATGATCCAGAGCTTGAAATAGTTTCATCATGTAGGCTGTGCATTGTAGATATAAAAGGAAATCCAAAGCTACAAACATCATGCTCTACACCTGTATCTGAAGGCATGGTAGTATATACAGAAAGTGAAAAAGTAATAAAGATGAGAAAAACCATACTTCAGCTTTTATTAGACAATCATCCTAATGATTGCTTAACCTGTCAAAAAGCAGGCGAGTGCTTATTACAAAAGTATGCATATAGATATGATGTAAAATTTAGAGAACATAGTGGAGAGAGAAGGAAAGAAATAATAGACACTTCAAGTCCTTATATATTAAGGGATGGAAGCAAGTGTATACTTTGTGGTAAATGTGTAAGAACATGTGCAGAAGTATCTGACAGGCAAGTGCTGTCATTTGCAGAGAGAGGCTTTGATACAAGAATAGTAGCAGATGCAGACTTCAGCCTAGAGGAATCAAAATGTGTTTCATGTAATAGATGTGTAGCAGTATGTCCTACAGGGGCACTAATAGACAGAAGAGCTTCTTTTAAAGGAAGAGTATGGGAGCTAGATGCAAAAGATGTAAAATGCAAAAGCTGTGATTATGGTTGTGACTTTGAAGTCATAAAAAGGGACAAAAAAAGTGTTGGTGTTAGGGCTAAAAAACCTGGAGAGGGTAGACCTTTATGCTTAAAAGGTAGATTGACTACAGAGCTACTTTACAACGATAATATAGATAAGCCTTATAAAAAACAAGATGGAAGGTTCATTGAGACTAGCTGGAATGATGCATTAGAGCTGACAGATATTATAGAAAAAATAGATTTATTCGAAAGAAAAAAAGTTTAG
- the nuoF gene encoding NADH-quinone oxidoreductase subunit NuoF — protein sequence MNYFRSHVLICGGTGCTSSKSDLIEEKFNELLTDKGLNNEIKVVRTGCFGLCEAGPIVIIYPEGAFYSHIKVEDVKEIVEEHLYKGRIVKRLLYKHSVEDDVIKSINEIGFYKKQVRVALSHCGVINPEDITEYIAYNGYEALGKVLTEMTPDEVINTIKASGLRGRGGGGFPTGLKWEFTAKANGNKKYVLCNADEGDPGAFMDRSILEGDPHAVIEAMAIAGYAIGADEGYIYIRAEYPIAVKRLEIAIKQAKEYGLLGRNIFHTDFSFDLEIRLGAGAFVCGEETALIASIEGERGMPRNKPPFPANKGLWQKPTLINNVETYANIPKIILNGADWFNEIGSEKSPGTKVFALGGKINNTGLVEIPMGTTLREVIYDIGGGIPNEKKFKAVQTGGPSGGCITSDHLDVPIEYETLIALGSMMGSGGMIVMDEDTCMVDIARFFLDFTVDESCGKCTPCREGTKRMLEILEKITRGEGEPEDLEKLESLAETIKAASLCGLGQTAPNPVLSTLRYFRDEYEAHVYEKRCPAGACQELLQYFITDKCIGCTKCARSCPVSCISGKVKELHVIDQEKCIKCGACQAACPVDAIIKK from the coding sequence ATGAATTATTTTAGGTCACATGTGCTAATTTGTGGGGGAACTGGCTGTACTTCTTCTAAATCTGATTTGATTGAGGAAAAATTCAATGAATTACTAACAGATAAAGGCTTAAACAATGAAATAAAAGTCGTGAGAACAGGATGTTTTGGTCTTTGTGAGGCTGGGCCTATAGTCATAATCTATCCAGAAGGTGCATTTTACAGTCATATTAAAGTAGAAGATGTAAAAGAAATTGTAGAAGAACATTTATATAAAGGAAGAATAGTAAAAAGATTATTATATAAACACTCTGTAGAGGATGATGTTATAAAATCTATAAATGAAATAGGCTTTTATAAAAAGCAAGTGAGAGTAGCATTAAGCCATTGCGGAGTAATAAACCCTGAAGATATTACTGAATATATAGCATATAACGGATACGAGGCATTAGGTAAGGTTCTTACAGAAATGACTCCTGATGAAGTTATAAATACAATTAAGGCTTCAGGTCTTAGAGGAAGAGGAGGCGGAGGCTTCCCTACAGGATTAAAATGGGAGTTTACTGCAAAGGCCAATGGTAACAAAAAATATGTATTGTGCAATGCAGATGAAGGTGACCCAGGAGCATTCATGGATAGAAGTATATTAGAAGGAGATCCTCATGCTGTTATTGAAGCCATGGCAATAGCAGGATATGCAATAGGGGCAGATGAAGGATATATATATATTAGGGCAGAGTATCCTATAGCAGTAAAAAGGCTTGAAATTGCAATTAAACAAGCAAAGGAATATGGATTATTAGGCAGAAATATATTCCATACAGATTTCAGCTTTGATTTAGAGATAAGATTAGGAGCAGGTGCTTTTGTTTGTGGTGAAGAAACTGCATTAATAGCCTCCATTGAGGGAGAGAGAGGTATGCCTAGAAACAAACCTCCATTTCCTGCAAATAAAGGACTTTGGCAAAAACCTACCTTAATAAACAATGTTGAAACCTATGCGAATATTCCTAAAATAATACTTAATGGAGCAGATTGGTTTAATGAAATAGGCTCTGAAAAATCACCAGGAACTAAGGTTTTTGCATTAGGTGGCAAAATAAATAATACTGGGCTAGTTGAGATTCCAATGGGAACAACCTTAAGAGAGGTTATTTATGATATAGGTGGCGGAATACCTAATGAAAAGAAATTTAAAGCAGTACAAACAGGAGGACCATCAGGTGGATGTATTACAAGTGATCATTTAGATGTACCTATAGAATATGAGACACTTATTGCGCTTGGCTCTATGATGGGCTCAGGTGGTATGATAGTAATGGATGAGGATACCTGCATGGTAGACATTGCAAGGTTCTTCCTTGATTTTACAGTAGATGAATCCTGTGGCAAGTGTACACCATGTAGAGAGGGTACAAAAAGAATGCTTGAAATATTAGAAAAAATAACTAGAGGAGAAGGAGAGCCTGAAGACTTAGAAAAACTTGAAAGCTTAGCTGAAACCATTAAGGCTGCGTCTCTATGTGGCTTAGGTCAAACTGCACCTAACCCAGTATTATCTACTCTTAGATATTTTAGAGATGAGTATGAAGCACATGTTTATGAAAAAAGATGTCCAGCAGGGGCATGTCAAGAATTACTACAATACTTTATTACAGATAAATGTATTGGATGTACAAAATGTGCTAGAAGTTGTCCTGTATCATGTATTTCTGGAAAAGTTAAAGAGCTTCATGTAATAGATCAAGAGAAATGTATTAAATGTGGAGCTTGTCAAGCAGCATGTCCTGTAGATGCAATAATTAAGAAGTAA
- a CDS encoding (2Fe-2S) ferredoxin domain-containing protein, giving the protein MKSLEELKRLREETIERVELRNSKEGIRIVVGMATCGISAGARPVLMTLIEEVNKRKLKDVTVSQTGCIGVCRLEPIVEIYKKGEGKTTYVDVNPEKAKQIVAEHIVNGKIITEYTIGNYENKES; this is encoded by the coding sequence GTGAAGTCTCTTGAGGAACTTAAAAGGCTTAGAGAGGAAACTATCGAAAGGGTTGAGCTTAGAAACAGCAAGGAAGGAATTAGAATTGTAGTAGGCATGGCAACTTGTGGAATATCCGCAGGAGCAAGACCTGTACTTATGACGCTAATTGAAGAAGTAAATAAGAGAAAGCTTAAAGATGTAACTGTATCTCAAACCGGATGTATAGGTGTTTGTAGATTAGAGCCTATAGTGGAAATCTACAAGAAAGGCGAAGGAAAAACAACCTATGTTGATGTAAATCCAGAAAAAGCAAAACAAATAGTGGCTGAGCACATAGTTAATGGTAAAATAATAACAGAATATACAATAGGAAATTATGAAAATAAAGAATCTTAG
- a CDS encoding NADH-dependent [FeFe] hydrogenase, group A6, which yields MSNVTITIDNKKIQVPADSTVLDAARAIGIDIPTLCFLKDINEVGACRMCLVEVEGARALQTSCVLPVSEGMVVKTNTKAVREARKATLELLLSNHNRECLMCARNGNCELQTLSNEMGIKEIPFEGEKTESTLDLSSHSIVRDTSKCIVCGRCVSVCNNVQQVGVLGFSNRGFETTVGPVFDKGISEVACINCGQCIAVCPVAALREKDAIDYVWDALENPNKHVVVQTAPAVRAALGEEFGLPMGTSVTGKMAASLRRLGFDKVFDTDFAADLTILEEGYELLSRLKNNGKLPMITSCSPGWIKFCEHYYPEFLDNLSTCKSPHEMLGALIKSYYAEKNNIKPEDIYVVSIMPCTAKKFEAKREELAATGYPDVDAVLTTRELAKMIKEARIDFNNLEDEDFDDVLGESTGAGVIFGATGGVMEAALRTVAEVVTGKELENIDFKQVRGTEGIKEAEIDLGELKVKVAVAHSTGKAKELLEKVKSGEKEYHFIEVMGCPGGCVTGGGQPYISAKDRYTKDVMKTRAKALYNEDMGKAIRKSHENPMIKKIYDEFLEKPNSHKAHQLLHTHYIKRDKYIVNINN from the coding sequence TTGAGTAATGTTACGATTACTATAGATAATAAAAAAATTCAAGTTCCTGCTGACTCTACTGTATTAGATGCAGCGAGAGCTATAGGAATAGACATACCTACTCTTTGCTTTTTAAAAGATATAAATGAGGTAGGAGCATGTAGAATGTGTTTAGTTGAAGTAGAAGGAGCTAGGGCACTTCAAACTTCCTGTGTATTACCAGTAAGTGAAGGAATGGTTGTAAAAACTAACACAAAAGCTGTAAGAGAGGCTAGAAAGGCTACCCTAGAACTATTGCTTTCTAATCATAACAGAGAATGCTTAATGTGCGCAAGAAATGGAAACTGTGAGCTACAAACACTATCTAATGAAATGGGAATAAAGGAAATTCCATTTGAAGGAGAAAAAACTGAAAGCACGCTAGATTTATCTTCTCATTCTATAGTTAGAGATACAAGTAAATGTATTGTTTGTGGTAGATGTGTAAGTGTATGCAATAATGTTCAGCAAGTTGGAGTATTAGGATTTTCAAATAGAGGCTTTGAAACAACAGTAGGACCTGTATTTGATAAAGGAATAAGTGAAGTAGCTTGTATTAACTGTGGTCAATGTATAGCAGTTTGCCCTGTAGCAGCTTTGAGAGAAAAGGATGCTATTGACTATGTATGGGATGCTTTAGAAAATCCTAATAAGCATGTAGTTGTTCAAACTGCCCCTGCTGTTAGGGCTGCTTTAGGAGAAGAGTTTGGACTCCCGATGGGAACAAGCGTAACTGGGAAAATGGCTGCATCGTTAAGAAGATTAGGATTTGATAAAGTCTTTGATACAGACTTTGCAGCAGATCTGACTATATTAGAAGAAGGCTATGAGCTACTAAGTAGATTAAAGAATAATGGGAAGCTTCCTATGATTACATCCTGTTCTCCAGGCTGGATAAAATTCTGCGAGCATTATTATCCTGAATTTTTAGATAATCTCTCTACTTGTAAATCTCCTCACGAAATGTTAGGAGCATTAATAAAATCTTACTACGCAGAAAAGAACAATATAAAACCAGAGGATATTTATGTAGTGTCAATAATGCCTTGTACTGCTAAAAAATTCGAGGCAAAAAGGGAAGAACTTGCTGCAACAGGCTATCCAGATGTAGATGCAGTATTAACTACTAGAGAATTAGCAAAGATGATTAAGGAAGCACGTATAGACTTTAATAACTTAGAAGATGAAGACTTTGACGATGTTCTAGGAGAATCAACAGGGGCAGGTGTAATCTTTGGAGCAACTGGTGGAGTTATGGAAGCTGCTTTAAGAACTGTAGCAGAGGTTGTAACTGGGAAAGAGCTAGAAAATATAGACTTTAAGCAAGTAAGAGGAACTGAAGGAATCAAAGAGGCAGAAATAGATTTAGGTGAATTAAAGGTAAAAGTAGCTGTTGCTCATAGCACAGGTAAAGCTAAAGAGCTTTTAGAAAAAGTAAAATCTGGTGAAAAGGAATATCATTTTATTGAAGTAATGGGCTGCCCTGGAGGATGCGTAACAGGTGGGGGCCAGCCTTATATAAGTGCAAAGGATAGATATACGAAGGATGTAATGAAAACAAGAGCTAAGGCTCTATACAATGAGGATATGGGAAAGGCAATAAGAAAGTCTCATGAAAATCCTATGATTAAAAAGATTTATGATGAATTTTTAGAGAAGCCAAATAGCCATAAAGCTCACCAGCTTCTTCATACTCATTATATAAAAAGAGATAAGTATATAGTAAATATAAACAATTAA
- the nuoF gene encoding NADH-quinone oxidoreductase subunit NuoF produces the protein MEIFRSHVLICGGTGCTSSSSDKIQERFEVYLAEKGLEKEVKVVRTGCFGLCEAGPIVIVYPEGAFYSHIKVEDVDEIVEEHLLKGRIVKKLLYKDAVEDDVIKSINDIGFYSKQKRVALKNCGIINPEEVSEYIAFDGYMALGKVVTEMTPQEVIDVIKASGLRGRGGAGFPTGLKLQFAANAEGDKKYVLCNADEGDPGAFMDRSILEGDPHAVVEAMAIAGYAVGANQGYIYVRAEYPIAVRRLQIAIDQAKEMGLVGNNIFGSNFNFDMEIRLGAGAFVCGEETALIASIEGQRGMPRTKPPFPANKGLWGKPSLLSNVETYANIPQIILKGPEWFKEIGTEKSPGTKVFALGGKINNTGLVEIPMGTTLREVIYDIGGGIPDGKKFKAVQTGGPSGGCITSDHLDVPIEYETLLELGSMMGSGGMIVMDEDTCMVDIARFFLDFTVDESCGKCPPCRIGTKRMLEILEKITSGKGEPEDLDKLEKLANNIKASALCGLGQTAPNPVLSTMKYFRDEYEAHVYDKICPSGACKSLLTYRIIPELCKGCTLCAKACPVEAISGERKTVHVIDKDKCIKCGECMAKCPFGAITTK, from the coding sequence ATGGAAATATTTAGATCGCATGTTTTAATATGTGGTGGTACTGGCTGTACCTCTTCTAGTTCAGATAAAATTCAAGAAAGATTTGAAGTGTACTTAGCAGAAAAAGGACTAGAAAAAGAGGTTAAAGTCGTTAGAACTGGATGCTTTGGATTGTGTGAAGCAGGACCAATAGTTATTGTATATCCAGAAGGAGCTTTCTATAGTCACATTAAAGTAGAGGATGTTGATGAAATAGTAGAAGAGCATCTTCTAAAGGGAAGAATAGTAAAAAAACTTCTATATAAAGATGCTGTAGAAGATGATGTAATTAAATCTATAAATGACATAGGATTTTATAGTAAGCAAAAAAGAGTGGCACTTAAAAACTGTGGAATAATAAACCCTGAAGAAGTAAGTGAGTATATAGCATTTGATGGCTATATGGCTTTAGGAAAGGTCGTTACAGAAATGACTCCACAGGAAGTAATCGATGTAATAAAAGCTTCAGGACTTAGAGGAAGAGGTGGAGCAGGATTCCCAACAGGCCTAAAGCTGCAGTTTGCTGCTAATGCAGAAGGAGATAAAAAATATGTACTATGTAATGCAGACGAAGGCGACCCAGGTGCATTTATGGATAGAAGTATTCTGGAAGGGGACCCTCATGCAGTAGTAGAAGCTATGGCTATAGCCGGATACGCAGTAGGAGCAAATCAAGGCTATATTTATGTTAGAGCAGAATACCCTATAGCTGTTAGAAGACTACAAATAGCAATTGATCAGGCAAAGGAAATGGGACTAGTAGGAAACAACATATTTGGTTCTAATTTTAACTTTGATATGGAAATAAGATTAGGTGCAGGTGCTTTTGTGTGTGGTGAAGAAACGGCACTAATAGCATCTATTGAAGGACAAAGAGGAATGCCTAGAACGAAGCCACCATTCCCTGCAAATAAAGGATTATGGGGAAAACCTTCACTACTAAGCAATGTTGAAACCTATGCAAATATTCCTCAAATAATTCTTAAAGGACCTGAATGGTTTAAAGAAATCGGAACGGAAAAATCACCAGGTACTAAGGTCTTTGCATTAGGTGGAAAAATAAACAATACTGGCCTAGTTGAGATACCAATGGGAACAACCTTAAGAGAGGTTATTTATGATATAGGTGGCGGTATACCAGATGGGAAGAAATTTAAAGCTGTACAGACCGGTGGACCATCAGGTGGATGTATAACTAGTGACCATTTAGATGTACCTATTGAGTATGAAACTCTTCTTGAGCTTGGTTCAATGATGGGTTCGGGCGGAATGATAGTAATGGACGAAGATACTTGTATGGTAGACATAGCAAGATTCTTTCTTGATTTTACAGTAGACGAATCATGTGGTAAATGTCCTCCATGTAGAATTGGAACTAAAAGAATGCTTGAAATATTAGAAAAAATTACTTCTGGTAAGGGTGAACCAGAAGACTTAGATAAATTAGAAAAACTTGCAAATAACATTAAAGCATCGGCATTATGCGGCTTAGGTCAAACTGCACCTAACCCAGTATTATCAACAATGAAGTATTTTAGAGATGAGTATGAAGCCCATGTATATGATAAAATTTGTCCATCAGGAGCATGTAAATCGCTATTAACATATAGAATTATACCAGAGCTTTGTAAGGGATGTACTTTATGTGCAAAAGCTTGTCCTGTTGAAGCAATTAGCGGAGAAAGAAAAACCGTACATGTAATAGACAAGGACAAATGTATTAAATGTGGCGAATGTATGGCAAAGTGTCCTTTCGGTGCAATTACTACTAAGTAA
- a CDS encoding (2Fe-2S) ferredoxin domain-containing protein, whose translation MKSLEELKKLRDEALEKIDLRVQDATTRIVVGMATCGISAGARPVLMTLIEEVNKRGLNEVVVTQTGCIGVCRLEPIVEVYSKDEEKVTYVNMNPEKAKKIITEHIVNGRVVSEYTIGAEENI comes from the coding sequence ATGAAATCTCTAGAAGAGTTAAAAAAGCTTAGAGATGAAGCATTAGAAAAAATTGATTTGAGAGTACAGGATGCAACTACTAGAATAGTTGTAGGCATGGCAACTTGTGGAATATCAGCAGGAGCTAGGCCAGTTTTAATGACACTAATAGAAGAGGTTAACAAAAGAGGTTTAAATGAAGTTGTAGTAACACAGACAGGCTGTATAGGTGTTTGTAGATTAGAGCCTATAGTTGAAGTTTACTCTAAAGATGAAGAAAAAGTTACTTATGTAAATATGAATCCTGAAAAAGCTAAGAAAATAATAACAGAGCACATAGTTAATGGCAGAGTAGTAAGTGAGTATACTATTGGAGCAGAAGAGAATATATAA
- the nuoE gene encoding NADH-quinone oxidoreductase subunit NuoE, translating to MAFKFDWKQNEEKIKQLKEVMEKNKNTKGALMPVLHEAQKIFGYLPIEVQTLISEELKVPLSEIYGVVTFYSQFTLVPKGQYQIGVCLGTACYVKGSQAILDRIKENLNVQVGSTTPDGKFSLEATRCIGACGLAPVITINEDVYGRLKAEEVDGILEKYKG from the coding sequence ATGGCTTTTAAATTTGATTGGAAGCAAAACGAAGAAAAGATTAAGCAATTAAAAGAGGTTATGGAAAAGAACAAGAACACCAAAGGTGCACTAATGCCTGTACTTCATGAAGCTCAAAAAATATTTGGTTACTTACCAATTGAAGTGCAGACCTTAATTTCTGAGGAGTTAAAAGTACCCTTGTCAGAAATCTATGGTGTAGTTACATTTTATTCACAATTTACACTTGTACCTAAAGGACAATATCAGATTGGAGTTTGTTTAGGTACAGCTTGCTACGTAAAAGGTTCACAGGCCATACTTGACAGAATAAAGGAAAATCTTAATGTTCAAGTTGGTAGTACAACTCCTGATGGGAAGTTTTCACTAGAAGCTACACGATGTATAGGAGCCTGTGGGTTAGCGCCAGTAATAACTATTAATGAAGATGTATATGGAAGATTAAAGGCAGAAGAAGTAGATGGTATACTGGAAAAATACAAAGGCTAA